A single region of the Anaerostipes rhamnosivorans genome encodes:
- a CDS encoding nucleotidyltransferase domain-containing protein, which yields MMENRIKIHRENFEYLPKRFVDKIEMDLEYLVKSQIPGLKAVYLFGSCARGDLRSGSDVDLLILTEKKLEDRTLAADIRWTLDEEMSGVATDVVYANEESIKENTVFKNIMNRDKKLILEVVK from the coding sequence ATGATGGAAAATCGCATTAAAATTCACAGAGAAAATTTTGAGTATTTGCCGAAACGGTTTGTAGATAAGATAGAGATGGATCTTGAGTATCTGGTAAAGTCACAAATTCCAGGTTTAAAAGCTGTTTACTTATTCGGAAGCTGCGCGCGTGGAGATTTACGGAGCGGAAGTGACGTGGATTTACTGATACTCACAGAGAAAAAGCTGGAAGACAGGACATTGGCTGCTGATATCAGATGGACTTTGGATGAGGAAATGTCAGGTGTTGCCACAGACGTAGTTTATGCCAATGAGGAATCGATAAAAGAGAATACAGTCTTTAAAAATATTATGAACAGGGATAAAAAATTAATATTGGAGGTGGTTAAATGA
- a CDS encoding MATE family efflux transporter — protein sequence MSEQLTNDMSVGNPAKKLFFFAVPIVLGNLFQQLYNIIDSMVVGRFVGAQALAAVGASTAIVFLFVAVATGSSIGYSVVISQLFGAKDHDRMMTAIYTALISTFVLGFLLMIIGAVGTEAILVLMRTPADIYQDAADYLRIYMFGLVFLFMYNTLNAVYNSLGASKIPLYFLAGSSVLNIVLDLYFVIQLGMGVTGVAWATLIAQGLAAVISFINLLFRLKAMKTEKRPVLFNYKILLQMGRIAVPSMVQQSIVSFGMVFVQSLVNSFGSVVLAGYTAATKIDSIAIMPMVNVGNAVSTFTAQNIGAKKPERIREGLKAGRLMAAGIAVVITAILFFKGDVLVAQFVDKAVNAQVIAVGVDYLRVVSVFYALMGLMNVVNAVLRGAGDVGVFMAGTLCNFGCRVAFAYILAHFLGASGIWWSIPIGWVVAFMIGTIRYRSGKWKEKGIVE from the coding sequence ATGAGCGAACAACTGACCAATGACATGAGTGTGGGAAATCCTGCAAAGAAGCTGTTTTTCTTTGCGGTCCCCATTGTGCTGGGGAATCTGTTTCAGCAGCTGTATAACATCATAGATTCCATGGTGGTGGGAAGATTTGTTGGGGCACAGGCGCTGGCGGCAGTCGGTGCCTCCACTGCGATCGTATTTTTATTTGTTGCCGTGGCTACGGGCTCAAGCATCGGATATTCGGTTGTCATATCCCAGCTGTTTGGCGCAAAGGACCATGACCGAATGATGACAGCCATCTATACGGCCCTGATCTCTACCTTTGTGCTGGGCTTTTTATTGATGATCATCGGTGCAGTTGGAACAGAAGCAATCCTGGTGCTCATGAGGACACCGGCAGATATCTATCAGGATGCGGCGGATTATCTGAGGATCTATATGTTCGGTCTTGTATTTTTATTTATGTACAATACTCTGAATGCGGTCTATAACTCCCTTGGTGCCTCAAAGATCCCACTGTATTTTTTAGCAGGATCCTCCGTTTTAAATATTGTTCTGGACTTGTATTTTGTCATTCAGCTTGGAATGGGAGTCACTGGCGTTGCATGGGCGACACTGATCGCACAGGGGCTTGCGGCGGTCATTTCTTTTATCAATCTTCTGTTCCGTCTGAAAGCTATGAAAACGGAAAAAAGGCCGGTGCTTTTTAATTATAAGATTCTTCTCCAGATGGGCAGGATTGCAGTTCCGTCCATGGTACAGCAGTCCATTGTCTCTTTTGGAATGGTGTTTGTCCAGAGCTTGGTCAACAGCTTCGGCTCTGTTGTACTGGCCGGATATACGGCAGCGACAAAGATTGATTCCATCGCCATCATGCCGATGGTGAACGTGGGAAATGCGGTATCCACCTTTACAGCACAGAATATCGGGGCAAAGAAGCCGGAGCGGATCAGAGAAGGGCTGAAAGCCGGAAGACTGATGGCGGCCGGCATTGCTGTTGTGATCACTGCCATTTTGTTTTTTAAAGGAGATGTGCTGGTGGCTCAGTTTGTGGATAAAGCGGTCAATGCCCAAGTCATTGCCGTGGGCGTGGACTATCTCAGAGTGGTTTCCGTGTTCTATGCACTGATGGGGCTTATGAATGTGGTCAATGCAGTCCTCAGGGGAGCAGGCGATGTCGGTGTTTTTATGGCGGGGACCCTGTGTAATTTTGGGTGCAGAGTGGCTTTTGCATATATTCTGGCCCACTTTTTGGGGGCATCCGGAATCTGGTGGTCGATCCCGATCGGATGGGTCGTTGCGTTCATGATCGGAACCATAAGATACCGGAGCGGAAAGTGGAAGGAAAAAGGAATTGTTGAGTGA
- a CDS encoding HEPN domain-containing protein translates to MIKNNYLDIAKNDLAYLESVLASGNTFYNQLAVQCQQVAEKYLKGYLEACFLDEDVSDLLRKHNMKKIASRMNSWKPELSLDTVGLAYLTDFYYDARYPGDDFYTVTKEDFEKCQSIMYDTISKLNELPIN, encoded by the coding sequence ATGATAAAAAACAATTATTTGGACATTGCGAAAAATGATCTGGCTTATCTTGAATCTGTTCTTGCCAGCGGTAACACATTTTATAATCAGCTCGCAGTACAGTGCCAACAGGTGGCAGAGAAATATTTAAAAGGATATTTAGAAGCATGTTTTTTGGATGAAGATGTGTCTGATCTATTGAGGAAACATAATATGAAAAAGATCGCATCCAGAATGAATAGCTGGAAACCAGAACTTAGTCTCGATACCGTTGGACTTGCATATTTAACAGATTTTTATTATGATGCAAGGTATCCGGGGGATGATTTTTATACTGTCACAAAAGAAGATTTTGAAAAATGCCAGAGTATTATGTACGACACTATTTCGAAACTTAACGAGCTTCCAATCAATTAG
- a CDS encoding cation diffusion facilitator family transporter, whose amino-acid sequence MTDLLISLFIKNKDDLKNHKVRQAYGTMGGAVGIFCNVLLFSGKLTAGILTGAISIVADAFNNLSDAASSIITLVGFRMAGRPADKDHPFGHGRIEYISGLLVSLAILLMGFELLKSSAEKILSPEAIMFRPLSIGILVVSILVKFWMAGFNKKVGNLIDSETMKATATDSLSDCVATTAVLGGMLIFRFAGINVDGYVGILVAGFVMWAGFGAARDTLSPLLGTAPDIELVEDIQNEVLNNELIVGVHDIIVHDYGPGRRMISLHAEVPYNVDILEAHDVIDNIEYRLMHKFNCDATIHMDPIVTDDKETNEARELVERIVNECGSELSIHDFRMVEGKTHNNLIFDLVVPYEYDQEVGDITTHIRKEIRKHRDNYFAVIKVDRSYI is encoded by the coding sequence ATGACAGACTTATTAATATCATTATTTATTAAAAATAAAGACGACCTGAAAAACCATAAAGTCCGCCAGGCCTATGGAACCATGGGAGGAGCGGTCGGAATTTTCTGCAATGTTCTTTTATTTTCGGGCAAACTGACAGCAGGGATACTGACGGGAGCCATTTCTATCGTCGCGGATGCGTTCAACAATCTGTCTGACGCGGCATCCTCCATCATTACACTGGTGGGATTCCGCATGGCAGGACGCCCCGCAGACAAGGACCACCCATTCGGACACGGAAGGATCGAATATATTTCAGGATTGCTTGTATCTTTAGCGATCCTCCTGATGGGGTTTGAGCTTTTAAAATCCTCTGCAGAGAAGATCTTAAGCCCGGAAGCTATTATGTTCCGTCCACTTTCCATAGGGATCCTTGTCGTGTCGATTTTGGTGAAGTTCTGGATGGCAGGTTTCAATAAAAAGGTCGGCAATCTGATTGATTCAGAGACCATGAAGGCTACAGCCACAGATAGTTTAAGTGACTGCGTGGCCACAACGGCAGTTCTCGGCGGAATGCTCATCTTCCGGTTCGCAGGAATCAATGTGGACGGTTATGTGGGGATCCTTGTAGCTGGATTTGTCATGTGGGCAGGATTCGGAGCAGCCCGGGATACTCTCTCGCCCCTGCTCGGGACAGCACCGGATATTGAACTGGTGGAAGACATACAAAATGAAGTGCTGAATAATGAGCTGATCGTGGGGGTTCATGATATCATTGTACATGACTACGGCCCGGGCCGCCGGATGATCTCACTTCATGCGGAGGTTCCCTATAATGTAGATATTCTGGAGGCCCATGACGTGATCGACAATATTGAATACCGCCTGATGCACAAATTCAACTGCGATGCCACGATCCATATGGATCCGATTGTCACCGATGACAAGGAGACCAATGAGGCAAGAGAACTGGTGGAGCGGATTGTCAATGAGTGCGGAAGTGAGCTGTCCATTCACGATTTCAGGATGGTGGAAGGAAAAACGCACAACAATTTGATTTTTGATCTGGTGGTGCCGTATGAGTACGACCAGGAAGTGGGAGATATCACGACGCATATCAGAAAGGAGATCAGGAAGCATCGGGACAATTACTTTGCAGTGATCAAAGTAGACCGGAGCTATATCTGA
- a CDS encoding DUF6323 family protein, translating to MEENIYELLTKKKESEELRAMEVCNEKTYEKFGLSLSQEQAKELIAGRNASLKKYQRVEFGKGILDKLMYVFCDSQYIDQGNYAQVLERLQDIFYRFKNESMDRLTDDELLEFMREQYENVCFGDLDYLENTCLERFSRAIRAGYDGCRKSGGKGEYGQFSEEQRWDSELYMDVLKEMFWE from the coding sequence ATGGAAGAAAATATTTATGAACTGCTGACAAAGAAAAAGGAATCTGAGGAACTCCGGGCCATGGAAGTCTGCAATGAGAAGACTTATGAGAAATTTGGGCTGAGTTTGTCACAAGAACAGGCAAAAGAATTGATCGCAGGAAGAAACGCAAGTCTTAAAAAGTATCAACGGGTGGAGTTTGGCAAGGGAATTCTTGACAAACTCATGTATGTATTCTGTGATTCCCAGTATATAGACCAGGGGAATTACGCCCAAGTACTGGAAAGACTCCAGGATATCTTTTACCGTTTTAAAAATGAATCTATGGACCGGTTGACAGATGATGAGTTGCTGGAATTCATGAGGGAGCAGTACGAGAATGTGTGTTTCGGAGATCTGGACTATCTGGAAAATACCTGCCTGGAGAGATTTTCACGGGCTATACGGGCAGGATATGACGGCTGCAGGAAAAGCGGGGGAAAAGGTGAATACGGACAGTTCAGCGAGGAGCAGCGCTGGGACAGTGAACTCTATATGGATGTGCTAAAGGAAATGTTCTGGGAATAA